One window of the Nicotiana tabacum cultivar K326 chromosome 4, ASM71507v2, whole genome shotgun sequence genome contains the following:
- the LOC107782649 gene encoding PH, RCC1 and FYVE domains-containing protein 1-like isoform X1 — MNNLQRNSLGERNVEQAITALKRGTYLLKYGRRGKPKFCPFRLSTDETRLIWYVDKEEKQLQLSQVSRIIPGQRTAIFQRFPRPEKEYQSFSLLYGKSSLDLICKDKEEAEVWFVALRALISWVNCQKWTSDIRHDATSSEGSTTVTQRSSHSALSSSSGSSSTPYEDPKKNQLVSVPSQSPPKKRLERAFSDFLLYNAAAQCSSQREFAACSLDSRSYGTLDDENGRSSADTIRFSFSSAISSSSQGSSSANIDTLCDILIWGEGIGDGLLGGGICGRGNFEAVRRDSPLPKILESALLLDAQYIACGSTHAVLITKQGEILSWGEGSGGRLGHGVESDVSSPKLIDTLCGLNVTSAACGDYHTCATTISGDLYTWGEGTFNFGLLGHDTGISHWTPKKVKGPLVGKHVSYVSCGPWHSAAITSVGQLFTFGDGTFGALGHGDRSSTSIPREVETLQGRRTATVSCGHWHTAAVVELSFEDSGSSNSPPRKLFTWGNGDDGQLGHGDNASRLAPCNILQLDDINFCRVVCGHSITVALTTSGQVYTMGKADYGQLGIPGSNGKFPSRVQGKITNCFIEEIACGSFHVVALSSNSQLYTWGKGGNGQLGHGDNRDRNTPTLVEALKAKQIKHVVCGNNFTAAICLHREVSVANNSICAGCQSPFNLRRKRHNCYNCGLVFCKVCTSKRSVKASLAPKMNKPYRVCEDCFAKLNKGLETGLTCLPPKATNGSLQKNTGEKVKETLPSKQKGLLSRLSSFNSFKQSDNQHPKKNQKQDSNSDHVSPVSNGNTQCELSQTSSPLMSFSDCPEKLSVSFVGSTSHSQAGSPASLESSSSYSVSLRSAIAAQAYHEVDLDDSKQTSESLKKEISILKEQVEILTQRSVFLEAELEKKSRQLQEKTEQARTETEKNNAAKEVIKTLMMQVKGTTAKAPRDASAEHLISLMTPTMP, encoded by the exons GCCATTACAGCCTTAAAGAGAGGAACATATCTACTGAAGTATGGACGCAGAGGAAAGCCAAAGTTCTGCCCTTTTCGTCTTTCTACT GATGAGACAAGACTGATATGGTATGTTGACAAGGAGGAGAAACAGCTTCAATTGAGTCAGGTTTCAAGGATTATTCCCGGTCAACGAACT GCAATTTTTCAGCGGTTTCCTAGACCTGAGAAGGAATATCAGTCATTTTCACTTCTATATGGCAAAAGTTCCTTGGATTTG ATCTGCAAAGATAAGGAAGAGGCAGAAGTCTGGTTTGTTGCTCTCAGGGCTTTGATATCTTGGGTTAACTGTCAAAAGTGGACAAGCGATATAAGACATGATGCCACATCTTCTGAAGGTTCAACTACTGTGACACAACGAAGTTCTCACTCCGCTTTGTCAAGTAGTAGTGGAAGCAGCAGTACACCCTATGAG gatccaaagaaaaatcaattGGTTTCAGTTCCATCTCAGAGTCCCCCAAAAAAGAGATTAGAAAGAGCATTCTCTGACTTTTTACTCTATAATGCAGCCGCACAATGTTCTTCCCAAAGAGAGTTTGCCGCTTGTTCCCTCGACTCAAGATCATACGGAACCTTAGATGATGAAAATGGGCGGAGCTCTGCGGATACTATCCGATTTAGTTTCTCTAGTGCCATTAGTTCATCTAGCCAGGGATCTTCTTCCGCAAATATTGATACCCTTTGTGACATTTTAATATGGGGAGAAGGAATTGGTGATGGCCTGCTTGGTGGTGGGATATGTGGACGTGGAAACTTTGAAGCTGTAAGAAGGGATTCACCTTTGCCTAAGATCTTGGAATCAGCTTTACTACTTGATGCTCAATATATTGCTTGTGGAAGCACACATGCTGTACTAATCACAAAGCAAGGAGAGATCCTTAGTTGGGGAGAGGGGTCAGGTGGCAGACTAGGGCATGGAGTAGAATCTGATGTTTCTAGCCCAAAACTTATTGACACTCTCTGTGGGTTGAATGTTACATCAGCAGCATGCGGAGATTATCATACTTGTGCCACAACAATCAGTGGAGATCTCTATACATGGGGTGAGGGTACCTTTAACTTTGGCCTCCTTGGGCATGATACTGGAATCAGTCACTGGACCCCCAAAAAAGTAAAGGGTCCTTTGGTTGGTAAGCATGTCTCATATGTCTCTTGTGGTCCTTGGCATTCGGCTGCTATAACATCAGTTGGCCAACTTTTTACTTTTGGTGATGGAACTTTTGGTGCTCTAGGTCATGGGGATCGTAGTAGCACTAGCATTCCTAGGGAAGTTGAAACTCTACAAGGACGAAGAACAGCTACAGTGTCCTGTGGGCACTGGCACACTGCAGCCGTGGTAGAGCTCTCTTTTGAGGATTCTGGTTCTAGTAACTCCCCACCTCGGAAGCTTTTCACCTGGGGAAATGGCGATGATGGACAACTTGGACATGGAGATAATGCTTCTAGACTCGCTCCATGCAACATTTTACAGTTAGATGACATTAACTTCTGTAGAGTAGTCTGTGGCCATAGCATTACAGTTGCTCTGACAACATCAGGACAAGTATATACAATGGGGAAAGCTGATTATGGGCAACTAGGAATTCCTGGAAGCAATGGAAAGTTCCCTTCTCGTGTTCAAGGAAAAATTACAAATTGTTTCATCGAAGAAATAGCTTGTGGCTCTTTCCATGTTGTGGCCTTGAGCTCAAACTCTCAGCTTTACACGTGGGGAAAAGGAGGAAATGGTCAGCTAGGACATGGGGACAATCGTGATAGGAACACTCCTACACTGGTTGAAGCGCTGAAAGCAAAACAAATAAAGCATGTGGTCTGTGGAAATAATTTTACTGCTGCCATTTGTCTACACAGAGAAGTGTCTGTTGCTAATAATTCCATTTGTGCTGGATGCCAGAGTCCATTTAATCTCAGACGAAAACGTCataactgctacaactgtgggctTGTCTTTTGCAAAGTGTGCACCAGTAAAAGATCTGTAAAAGCTTCTTTGGCTCCAAAAATGAACAAACCTTATCGTGTGTGTGAAGATTGTTTTGCTAAATTGAACAAGGGCTTGGAGACTGGATTGACGTGTCTACCACCGAAGGCCACCAATGGAAGCTTACAGAAGAATACCGGAGAGAAGGTGAAAGAGACCTTGCCTTCCAAACAAAAAGGCCTTCTGTCTAGGCTGTCCTCATTCAATTCATTCAAGCAGTCTGACAATCAACATCCTAAAAAGAACCAGAAGCAAGATTCAAACTCTGACCATGTCTCTCCAGTTTCCAATGGCAATACTCAGTGTGAATTATCTCAAACATCAAGCCCATTGATGTCTTTTTCTGATTGCCCTGAGAAATTGTCTGTTTCTTTTGTTGGATCAACAAGTCATTCTCAAGCTGGCTCTCCTGCTTCTTTGGAATCAAGTTCATCTTATTCTGTGTCACTGAGATCTGCTATTGCTGCACAAGCATATCACGAAGTGGATCTTGATGATTCAAAGCAAACAAGTGAAAGTCTGAAAAAAGAAATTTCAATATTGAAGGAGCAG GTAGAGATTCTCACCCAGAGATCTGTTTTCTTAGAGGCTGAGCTTGAGAAGAAATCAAGGCAACTTCAAGAGAAAACTGAACAAGCTAGAACCGAAACAGAGAAAAACAATGCTGCAAAGGAAGTCATCAAAACTCTAATGATGCAG GTAAAGGGCACCACTGCAAAAGCACCTCGGGATGCTTCTGCAGAACATCTGATCTCACTGATGACACCTACAATGCCTTGA
- the LOC107782649 gene encoding PH, RCC1 and FYVE domains-containing protein 1-like isoform X2 translates to MNNLQRNSLGERNVEQAITALKRGTYLLKYGRRGKPKFCPFRLSTDETRLIWYVDKEEKQLQLSQVSRIIPGQRTAIFQRFPRPEKEYQSFSLLYGKSSLDLICKDKEEAEVWFVALRALISWVNCQKWTSDIRHDATSSEGSTTVTQRSSHSALSSSSGSSSTPYEDPKKNQLVSVPSQSPPKKRLERAFSDFLLYNAAAQCSSQREFAACSLDSRSYGTLDDENGRSSADTIRFSFSSAISSSSQGSSSANIDTLCDILIWGEGIGDGLLGGGICGRGNFEAVRRDSPLPKILESALLLDAQYIACGSTHAVLITKQGEILSWGEGSGGRLGHGVESDVSSPKLIDTLCGLNVTSAACGDYHTCATTISGDLYTWGEGTFNFGLLGHDTGISHWTPKKVKGPLVGKHVSYVSCGPWHSAAITSVGQLFTFGDGTFGALGHGDRSSTSIPREVETLQGRRTATVSCGHWHTAAVVELSFEDSGSSNSPPRKLFTWGNGDDGQLGHGDNASRLAPCNILQLDDINFCRVVCGHSITVALTTSGQVYTMGKADYGQLGIPGSNGKFPSRVQGKITNCFIEEIACGSFHVVALSSNSQLYTWGKGGNGQLGHGDNRDRNTPTLVEALKAKQIKHVVCGNNFTAAICLHREVSVANNSICAGCQSPFNLRRKRHNCYNCGLVFCKVCTSKRSVKASLAPKMNKPYRVCEDCFAKLNKGLETGLTCLPPKATNGSLQKNTGEKVKETLPSKQKGLLSRLSSFNSFKQSDNQHPKKNQKQDSNSDHVSPVSNGNTQCELSQTSSPLMSFSDCPEKLSVSFVGSTSHSQAGSPASLESSSSYSVSLRSAIAAQAYHEVDLDDSKQTSESLKKEISILKEQRLSLRRNQGNFKRKLNKLEPKQRKTMLQRKSSKL, encoded by the exons GCCATTACAGCCTTAAAGAGAGGAACATATCTACTGAAGTATGGACGCAGAGGAAAGCCAAAGTTCTGCCCTTTTCGTCTTTCTACT GATGAGACAAGACTGATATGGTATGTTGACAAGGAGGAGAAACAGCTTCAATTGAGTCAGGTTTCAAGGATTATTCCCGGTCAACGAACT GCAATTTTTCAGCGGTTTCCTAGACCTGAGAAGGAATATCAGTCATTTTCACTTCTATATGGCAAAAGTTCCTTGGATTTG ATCTGCAAAGATAAGGAAGAGGCAGAAGTCTGGTTTGTTGCTCTCAGGGCTTTGATATCTTGGGTTAACTGTCAAAAGTGGACAAGCGATATAAGACATGATGCCACATCTTCTGAAGGTTCAACTACTGTGACACAACGAAGTTCTCACTCCGCTTTGTCAAGTAGTAGTGGAAGCAGCAGTACACCCTATGAG gatccaaagaaaaatcaattGGTTTCAGTTCCATCTCAGAGTCCCCCAAAAAAGAGATTAGAAAGAGCATTCTCTGACTTTTTACTCTATAATGCAGCCGCACAATGTTCTTCCCAAAGAGAGTTTGCCGCTTGTTCCCTCGACTCAAGATCATACGGAACCTTAGATGATGAAAATGGGCGGAGCTCTGCGGATACTATCCGATTTAGTTTCTCTAGTGCCATTAGTTCATCTAGCCAGGGATCTTCTTCCGCAAATATTGATACCCTTTGTGACATTTTAATATGGGGAGAAGGAATTGGTGATGGCCTGCTTGGTGGTGGGATATGTGGACGTGGAAACTTTGAAGCTGTAAGAAGGGATTCACCTTTGCCTAAGATCTTGGAATCAGCTTTACTACTTGATGCTCAATATATTGCTTGTGGAAGCACACATGCTGTACTAATCACAAAGCAAGGAGAGATCCTTAGTTGGGGAGAGGGGTCAGGTGGCAGACTAGGGCATGGAGTAGAATCTGATGTTTCTAGCCCAAAACTTATTGACACTCTCTGTGGGTTGAATGTTACATCAGCAGCATGCGGAGATTATCATACTTGTGCCACAACAATCAGTGGAGATCTCTATACATGGGGTGAGGGTACCTTTAACTTTGGCCTCCTTGGGCATGATACTGGAATCAGTCACTGGACCCCCAAAAAAGTAAAGGGTCCTTTGGTTGGTAAGCATGTCTCATATGTCTCTTGTGGTCCTTGGCATTCGGCTGCTATAACATCAGTTGGCCAACTTTTTACTTTTGGTGATGGAACTTTTGGTGCTCTAGGTCATGGGGATCGTAGTAGCACTAGCATTCCTAGGGAAGTTGAAACTCTACAAGGACGAAGAACAGCTACAGTGTCCTGTGGGCACTGGCACACTGCAGCCGTGGTAGAGCTCTCTTTTGAGGATTCTGGTTCTAGTAACTCCCCACCTCGGAAGCTTTTCACCTGGGGAAATGGCGATGATGGACAACTTGGACATGGAGATAATGCTTCTAGACTCGCTCCATGCAACATTTTACAGTTAGATGACATTAACTTCTGTAGAGTAGTCTGTGGCCATAGCATTACAGTTGCTCTGACAACATCAGGACAAGTATATACAATGGGGAAAGCTGATTATGGGCAACTAGGAATTCCTGGAAGCAATGGAAAGTTCCCTTCTCGTGTTCAAGGAAAAATTACAAATTGTTTCATCGAAGAAATAGCTTGTGGCTCTTTCCATGTTGTGGCCTTGAGCTCAAACTCTCAGCTTTACACGTGGGGAAAAGGAGGAAATGGTCAGCTAGGACATGGGGACAATCGTGATAGGAACACTCCTACACTGGTTGAAGCGCTGAAAGCAAAACAAATAAAGCATGTGGTCTGTGGAAATAATTTTACTGCTGCCATTTGTCTACACAGAGAAGTGTCTGTTGCTAATAATTCCATTTGTGCTGGATGCCAGAGTCCATTTAATCTCAGACGAAAACGTCataactgctacaactgtgggctTGTCTTTTGCAAAGTGTGCACCAGTAAAAGATCTGTAAAAGCTTCTTTGGCTCCAAAAATGAACAAACCTTATCGTGTGTGTGAAGATTGTTTTGCTAAATTGAACAAGGGCTTGGAGACTGGATTGACGTGTCTACCACCGAAGGCCACCAATGGAAGCTTACAGAAGAATACCGGAGAGAAGGTGAAAGAGACCTTGCCTTCCAAACAAAAAGGCCTTCTGTCTAGGCTGTCCTCATTCAATTCATTCAAGCAGTCTGACAATCAACATCCTAAAAAGAACCAGAAGCAAGATTCAAACTCTGACCATGTCTCTCCAGTTTCCAATGGCAATACTCAGTGTGAATTATCTCAAACATCAAGCCCATTGATGTCTTTTTCTGATTGCCCTGAGAAATTGTCTGTTTCTTTTGTTGGATCAACAAGTCATTCTCAAGCTGGCTCTCCTGCTTCTTTGGAATCAAGTTCATCTTATTCTGTGTCACTGAGATCTGCTATTGCTGCACAAGCATATCACGAAGTGGATCTTGATGATTCAAAGCAAACAAGTGAAAGTCTGAAAAAAGAAATTTCAATATTGAAGGAGCAG AGGCTGAGCTTGAGAAGAAATCAAGGCAACTTCAAGAGAAAACTGAACAAGCTAGAACCGAAACAGAGAAAAACAATGCTGCAAAGGAAGTCATCAAAACTCTAA